One window of the Dreissena polymorpha isolate Duluth1 chromosome 5, UMN_Dpol_1.0, whole genome shotgun sequence genome contains the following:
- the LOC127881352 gene encoding aldehyde dehydrogenase family 3 member B1-like, protein MNETTINKERSEARVMSNFSTALIATVVTMGVLIFSCSYIILIQINQNIRTVLRSGRTKSFEWWRAQLMSLLKMLDDNRKKFSQVLKEDLNKCKSEGLLFEIDFTRNALVDSINKFKKWTTPQKAKKGLLYMMDKAYIRKEPFGVALIIGDWNYPVHLTILPIVGAIAAGNCVELKPSEISLNTAALLEELVPKYLGQEAVQVVNGGIQETTALLKERWDYIFYTGNLMVGKIVMKAAAEHLTPVTLELGGKSPVYVDEDVDLGIVANRIMWGKCTNAGQTCVAPDYVMCSKTTQEALTEAIKQTLQNFYPDGPAKSPDFCRIVSDKHTSNCFFFPYFLGGGRVAVGGDAKDEERYVSPTVLVDVKFSHSIMQDEIFGPTLPIIPVENEDVAIDFINTGPIGNTPLTLYVFSNNTELRNKIMRETNSGSVCFKIYFKSVQFTIFAIWRSGQQRLRYPPHTDDKYAKAAWFLGSGKQPKTGWFW, encoded by the exons CTAATCTTTAGCTGCAGCTATATTATTCTGATACAGATCAATCAAAATATCAGGACCGTGTTACGTAGCGGCCGGACTAAGTCGTTTGAATGGTGGCGGGCACAGCTGATGTCTCTGCTAAAAATGTTGGATGACAACAGAAAAAAGTTCTCACAGGTCTTGAAGGAAGATTTGAATAAG TGCAAATCTGAAGGGCTCCTGTTTGAGATAGACTTTACGAGAAATGCTTTAGTAGACAGCATCAACAAGTTTAAAAAGTGGACAACACCACAAAAG GCAAAGAAAGGTCTGTTGTACATGATGGACAAAGCCTACATTCGCAAGGAGCCGTTTGGTGTGGCCCTCATAATTGGTGATTGGAACTACCCCGTCCATTTGACCATATTACCAATTGTTGGGGCCATAGCAGCGGG taactGTGTGGAACTGAAACCGTCTGAAATATCTTTGAACACTGCTGCACTTTTAGAAGAGCTTGTGCCAAAGTACCTTGGTCAG GAAGCTGTTCAAGTGGTAAATGGGGGAATTCAAGAAACGACCGCACTTCTGAAGGAGAGATGGGACTACATATTCTACACAGGCAACCTTATGGTGGGCAAGATCGTGATGAAGGCTGCGGCAGAACACCTTACCCCTGTTACATTGGAGCTTGGCGGAAAAAG CCCGGTGTATGTTGACGAAGATGTAGACCTTGGCATTGTGGCTAACCGTATTATGTGGGGCAAATGTACTAATGCAGGGCAGACGTGTGTGGCACCGGACTATGTGATGTGCTCCAAGACAACACAG GAGGCTTTGACAGAGGCTATAAAACAAACACTGCAGAATTTCTACCCTGACGGACCAGCCAAATCTCCTGACTTTTGTCGTATTGTGTCTGACAAACACACCagtaactgtttttttttccctTATTTCCTCG GGGGCGGGAGAGTAGCAGTTGGCGGTGACGCGAAAGATGAAGAGCGTTACGTCTCACCTACTGTGCTAGTGGATGTCAAATTCTCCCACTCGATCATGCAAGATGAG ATATTTGGCCCAACCCTGCCAATAATTCCAGTTGAAAATGAAGATGTTGCCATCGACTTCATCAATACAGG ACCAATTGGAAATACCCCTCTCACACTGTACGTTTTCTCCAATAATACCGAACTGCGAAACAAGATCATGAGAGAAACGAATTCCGGAAGCGTCTgctttaaaatatactttaagtCAGTGCAGTT TACCATCTTTGCCATTTGGAGGAGTGGGCAACAGCG GTTGAGGTATCCTCCACACACAGACGACAAGTATGCAAAGGCTGCCTGGTTCTTAGGCTCTGGTAAGCAGCCTAAAACCGGATGGTTCTGGTAG